In Thermospira aquatica, the following proteins share a genomic window:
- a CDS encoding TldD/PmbA family protein has protein sequence MDIDAIKQALEPADYYEIHLQTNFTTSIVYANQTIEHLQTSITRTGNIRVLFEGGWGFISFNGEDYKRYASEALAMARLVSHHQKEGSHVLTYPPIQDHISSPVAISPAEYSLEQKVHLVQSYHDLLTHPMISRQSVTYRDTTTKTTFVNSEGSHITMNRTFTGLAMSVTARDGTLLQRASDSVGQYGGMELVLGLEQNAETIKKRALDLLKAPPLEAGVYTVLLDPRLAGVFAHEAFGHLSEADFLAENPDMLEVMRENRRFGPEFLSIVDDGSIPGLAGYTPYDDEGISAHKTYLLKDGILTGRLHSRETAWRMNQKPTGNARAINPRYQPIVRMTNTYIEPKDTPLENMIAGIKDGIYACDYLGGMTNLEMFTFSAAYAYRIQNGRITNLVRDVVLTGNVFTTLENIQAIGNDLQHHGGLGGCGKGGQSGLPVSTGSPHILVSNVKIGGV, from the coding sequence ATGGATATCGATGCCATCAAACAAGCGTTAGAACCCGCTGACTACTATGAGATTCACCTGCAAACCAACTTTACTACCTCCATCGTTTATGCGAACCAAACGATTGAACATCTCCAGACCAGCATCACCAGAACCGGTAATATTCGTGTCCTTTTTGAGGGCGGATGGGGCTTTATAAGCTTCAACGGCGAGGATTATAAACGATATGCCTCTGAGGCACTTGCCATGGCCAGGCTTGTTTCCCACCATCAGAAAGAGGGTTCACATGTGCTTACATATCCCCCGATACAGGATCATATATCCAGCCCTGTTGCCATATCCCCGGCAGAGTATTCTCTGGAACAAAAGGTCCATCTCGTCCAGTCCTACCATGATCTCCTCACCCATCCTATGATAAGCCGACAGAGTGTCACCTATCGAGATACTACAACCAAGACAACCTTTGTGAATAGCGAGGGAAGTCATATCACGATGAACCGAACTTTTACAGGCCTTGCCATGTCTGTCACCGCACGGGATGGGACTCTTCTTCAGCGGGCTTCAGATTCTGTAGGACAGTACGGAGGGATGGAGCTTGTCCTCGGTCTTGAACAAAATGCGGAAACCATCAAAAAACGAGCCCTAGACCTTTTAAAGGCACCCCCTCTTGAAGCTGGCGTGTACACCGTCCTCCTTGATCCGAGGCTTGCTGGTGTCTTTGCCCATGAAGCGTTTGGACATCTCTCGGAGGCTGATTTTCTTGCTGAAAATCCTGATATGCTCGAGGTAATGCGGGAGAACCGGCGGTTTGGCCCTGAGTTTTTGTCTATCGTTGATGACGGAAGCATCCCGGGACTCGCTGGCTATACCCCTTACGATGACGAAGGCATTTCAGCCCATAAAACCTATCTCCTCAAGGACGGAATACTTACCGGGCGACTGCACTCCCGTGAAACTGCCTGGCGGATGAACCAAAAACCCACGGGAAACGCTCGTGCCATCAATCCCCGGTATCAGCCAATTGTGCGCATGACAAACACCTATATCGAACCAAAAGACACTCCCCTTGAAAACATGATAGCCGGGATAAAAGATGGTATCTACGCCTGTGACTACCTCGGGGGTATGACCAATCTGGAGATGTTTACCTTCTCGGCTGCGTATGCTTACCGAATTCAAAACGGTCGTATCACAAATCTTGTGCGGGATGTTGTCCTCACGGGTAACGTTTTCACTACGTTAGAAAATATTCAGGCTATAGGAAACGATCTCCAACACCATGGGGGACTTGGGGGATGTGGGAAAGGAGGACA